Proteins from one Brevibacillus humidisoli genomic window:
- a CDS encoding HAD family hydrolase codes for MSKTYTILFDMDGTLLQTEKLAVAGFTCTFEELRQRGLWDGPMPDEEQLTNVLGLTLEQVWGTLLPGEDESTKQLADRLMLSHEQRLLKEGVTDLYPGVRELLAELHAQGVALFVASNGLEAYIDSICEHFAIKSYFTDLYSAGRFQTKSKTQLVEKLLHDYPVKQAVMVGDRQSDVQAGKANGLFTIACDFGFAKPGELDEADVIIHQFSELTAHLPFSLTNKT; via the coding sequence GTACACTGCTGCAGACGGAAAAGTTGGCTGTTGCAGGATTTACGTGCACATTTGAGGAACTGAGACAGAGAGGGTTGTGGGACGGCCCGATGCCCGATGAGGAGCAGCTGACAAACGTGCTGGGATTGACGTTGGAGCAGGTATGGGGAACTCTCCTGCCGGGGGAGGACGAAAGCACGAAACAGCTGGCAGATCGTCTTATGCTCTCCCACGAGCAGCGGCTCCTAAAAGAAGGGGTCACGGATCTATACCCGGGCGTTCGGGAACTGCTGGCAGAACTGCACGCCCAAGGAGTTGCCTTGTTTGTCGCCAGCAATGGGTTGGAAGCGTATATAGACAGTATCTGTGAACACTTTGCGATCAAATCCTACTTTACAGATCTATACTCAGCTGGACGCTTCCAGACCAAATCCAAAACCCAGTTGGTGGAAAAACTGCTTCACGATTATCCGGTCAAACAGGCCGTTATGGTGGGGGATCGCCAATCAGACGTGCAAGCAGGAAAGGCAAACGGCCTTTTTACTATTGCTTGCGACTTTGGCTTTGCCAAGCCGGGAGAATTGGACGAAGCGGATGTGATCATCCATCAGTTTAGCGAATTGACGGCACACCTTCCTTTTTCTTTGACCAATAAAACGTGA
- a CDS encoding CtsR family transcriptional regulator → MRNISDIIEQHLKRILQESPNGLVEIQRSELADMFQCVPSQINYVINTRFTIEKGYVVESKRGGGGYIRIRKAQITSKSRLQELLTEELIGSSITQGAAYAIIDRLHEEGIINSREAALMKTATSRTVLNLETPLRDRLRANLLKHMIASILIR, encoded by the coding sequence TTGCGTAACATTTCGGACATCATCGAACAGCATCTCAAGCGTATTCTGCAGGAAAGCCCTAACGGCCTGGTAGAGATCCAGCGCAGTGAGCTTGCTGATATGTTTCAATGTGTGCCTTCACAAATCAATTATGTTATAAATACGCGCTTTACGATTGAGAAAGGATATGTTGTGGAAAGCAAAAGGGGTGGAGGCGGATATATCCGGATCCGAAAAGCGCAAATCACCAGCAAATCCAGGCTGCAAGAACTGCTGACCGAAGAGCTGATCGGAAGCAGCATCACACAAGGTGCGGCGTACGCGATTATCGATCGACTTCACGAAGAAGGGATCATCAACTCCCGAGAGGCTGCCTTGATGAAAACGGCAACGTCGCGAACCGTACTCAATCTGGAGACTCCACTTCGGGACCGTCTGCG